The genomic segment TCCACGTCAGCCATGCAGCTGTTCACGTTCTTCATCTTAGCTTGCGTCTTCATGGGAATGATCCGCTGGTCTGCCACTGCATGGAGTTGATAGTCTTGCGGATCATGACATAAGTTTCCTTGAAACTAGCTAAGGTTAAAGTTGAAATAAGAGGACATCATTAAGATTCCCAAAGTTACAGGTTCACTTAGCACAGTTACTAGTGCATGTACAAAATGGCTCTCTACTTTATACAAGTTCTCTTTAGCAGCTGAAAGATAAGACTTGACATGCAGTCACTTTTAGGGagtttttgtatatttgatgcaTTATCAAACCTTCGTAATTTTATCTGTAAAACAATTAATCGGTGTAATTATCCAAGTTTAATTGTATGTCAAATGTTCATGCCAAGTTTAACTTTTTGGTGATGGATCACATTCGTTTCTATATTCTGCTTCACTAAAGAAGCATCAACTTATAGCTAGTTTTCTGGCAATCCAAATTCATTAACCTTGGTAAATTTACTCTTCATTTTTGTTAGAGATTTCTTGTAAGTTAGAAGCATTGGATGCATTATTAGAAGTTTAGCCAATTTGTAGTCATGGCCTTCCCCTTGGGATTGCtccaacttagtacctttaggTTCATATTTGGCACATGTTGCCTCTCAAGGTTATTTTTGTGAGTATAGAACCACATTGACAAGTTTTAACTGATCCTTGTGGTTGGAATTTGGAATCGAGTATGTCCTCAGTTGTTAAAATACATATTTTCTGTACTATATTATATGTATCTCAATGTGCAAGTTATCTAACAAACGCTATTAAgtggagccaaaaaaaaaagtggctaTTCAAGTCATCAAATCCTGAACAGATTTGTGGttcaattttcttgtttattaatttttgtGTTGCTGAATCAATGCACTTGTCCTTAAACAACTCAAAAGTTTGACCCAATTAAGAAATCAAGCATGCATATAATATTCCCACATTCCCTCTACTCGTAGCTGCAATTGGCAATAACAATCGGAGAAAGACAATGTCAAAATGGGTAGTCTTAGCTGAAGTGTGCAGAATGTTCTTTTTCATCACATGTCCACTATACTTTCTTTATGTGGATTATTCTTCCAGTTCTCATACAAATGTATCTTTTTACATCCCATCTTACCTTTTTGCTTTAAATTTATCCTAATCATGCTAGGACAAATCATATTAAGGCTAAAAGCATGTATATTCCTTAACAAATCTAAGAAGGAAGCAGCATGCATATTATGATCTCCAAAGTGGCGGACAAGCATGgcaattaactaataaaatacaaGTCAAAACGTTTTTATTTAGTACATTTTGGTTCCaagtggagttttttttttttgaaaaaccaagtgGAGCTTTAAACAAAGTCAAGATTGAGTGAAGGAAAAGTCACCATCGTTGCCCATCATCGAGTTGATAAGACAAGGATGAATCTGAAAAATCACAGCCCTTATTCGGCTATTCTATTGGGGATGAAATGGCCCGGATAAACGGTTTTGTGATTCTCCATTTTAAGCCCATGTATATGAGTTTGTTCAATTCGATTGTCCACACAAATTGAACCTAAAAGCCCATTTGTCTATCTATTATCGCCGCAAAATTTGCAACTAAATGGGCTGCTTCGTAATGTatacaatataaaaaaaaaaaaagaagtaatttTAGAGATGTGTTATTTATCATGTATTTTTTGAGCAAAAAGTTGTGTAGGTTTGATCTATAGGTGGCCTCACTCGTAGATTGAGCAGTAAAGATTGTGCCACATCATGAAAGCAAAATTAAATATTCAGACTCCTTTTTCTATCTTCCTAGTTTCCACTTCATCCTAAAAATAAAGACAAAATACTAGtcttcaatattttcttttttggtggGGAAGGAGAGATTGGGTTGAGGGTCTAAACGGTTCGAATTGAACTTGCTTGggacaaaataacaaaaaacaaACCATGAACAATACCTACACATGTCAAATGATTCTATTTTCCAAACACCAAGGAGGTGGAACATgctgaaatttttataaaaaaaatatctatCTACTGTTAAGAGAAGGTATGAAACGAGTTGCTCCCTGAATCACTAACAATCCATTGAAGAACTCCATTAAGCGTAGTTTCTCAAAATTGAGCTATTTAACAAATGTTCCCACCATTTTCTAGCTTGAGGCAATGGTACATTATTAATTTTAACATTCTGGGCCCTGAATAAGATATTATCAATCCACAATTACAAATATAACCTTCAATTTTGACCTGACTAAGTGCTATTAATTTCtataaattaagtagaaattGTAGCAGAGAAAAGTCAGAAAACTACTTTGCTATCTTTGTTCTTCGCACCtttaaaatgtaattttgtaacTAACTAAATGCATGAATCTACATGCCACAGTCATGTTCTGTATGTATAAACACATATGCCTATGTGCCCCTCCATATGGTGATATATATTGACGATCAATTTGTTTCTCATTTatatgcaaaaattgaaaaggggAAAGATGTATGAATAACTAAATGTAAATTACCACCTTAATTGCCATATATGTATGACAAGCATAAACACCAAGTCAACATATAAATTGGGATCCTGAACTTAAGGTCTccatatttgtaaacaaatttattgGCAATACAACATATCTCATTTCCGTCTTGAACTTTAAGCAAGACAAAGAGTTTCCCCATATACATTTGCACTCCAGGGCTCTGCCATATATTCAGTAGAAAAAACATGAGTACTACTTGAATGAATGGTAAGCCTTGGAATGAGACTTTGATATACTATGCAATTGCAGAAAAAGTTGCTAACGGATTATCTCATATATAATGGTATTACTATCTACTTCAAGGCGTGATGTCTTTGATAAACTGAAGTTTGATCTTCCGCAATGCTCCTAGAACTTCTTTCATGTTTATTCTCTCCTCAGGAGCATCTGTCGTGCAACTTAAACTAAGTTGCAAGATAGACGATATGCATTCAATCTTCCTTTGTACCGTTTTATCTTCAGGATGAAGCAAGTCTCCGTCTATAACCTGAGTCACAGAATCTGGTGAGCATTCTTGTGTCCAAAGCCTGAGGTTTAATTCTTCTGTAAACATCTCATCCTTAGGCTTTCTTTTTTGTAAATGTCTCCATCAATATAATCCCAAAGCTATAAACATCACTACTTGTTGAAATCAATCCTTCTAGTCCGTACTCTAGCatcaaaaaatttgaaactagtTGTTAAAGTCAAGTACTAGTACCAGTTcaccaattttacatttttttcaaaatttttaaatttcacatACTGTACTAGCCattaaaagttgaaactttaaTTTGAATGacagaaaaaatttgaaattggaatcaagaaaagtcaccTGGGGCAATATATCCAAATGTAGCAAGAGTCTTTGTTTGCATCACAGATTCTCCGTCTCCCAACAACTTGGCAATTCCAAAATCGCAAATATGTCCAACCATGTCTTCATCTAGGAGAATATTGCTAGGCTTCAAGTCACAGTGAACTATAGGCATTGAATAGCCATAGTGGAGATATTCCAAACCAGAAGCCACATCTATCATGATACCCAACCTTTGCTTGATGTTTAAGAAATGAGGGTTTGAATGAAGCCATTTCTCAAGGCTTCCATTGGGCATGTATTCGAGCACCAAAGCCTTAAAGTCAGGGCTAGAGCAAGCAGTAATTACTCTAGTTAAATTTCGATGACGAAGGCAGCTTAAGATTTCACATTCTCTGTCAAAGCTTTTAAATGCACCTTCTGGCTGCAAATCGAATACCTTTATGGCCCAAACCATCCCATTTTCGCGAATTCCCTTGTAAACTGAACCAAAGCTCCCCGAGCCAAGTAAGTTACTCTCGCTGAATCCATTTGTTATTTGTCTAAGTTCATGGAAGGACACCCTTTCAAATGTCGCCATGGGAAGCAAGTTCTGAGTTGGAGCTAGAATTTTCTTTCTCAACTTTAACCGtatcaaaaaaattgaaatcacCAAGGCTAATATGACAGATCCTGATGTCAACAGAACAACCATGACTATCCTTTTTGTCCTTGATTCATGCTCAAATATACTTGCACAAGGTTGGAGCCAAGGAGCGCCACACAATGCTTCATTTGAGAGAAAAGACAGGTTCGTGAAATTTGCGAATGGCCCTCCATGAGGAATCGGTCCTCTCAATCTGTTGTAAGACACATTAAAGTATTGGAGATCTAATAGTACCTGTAATGAGTTGGGAATTACACCTTCCAGATGGTTAAAAGATAGATCCAAATGCCGTAACTGCAGCATATTCTTCATGGAATCTGGTATCGATCCTTGTAACTTGTTGTGCTCCAAGGATAGTCCTTGCAAATCCTGTAGTGCTCCAATAGTGCTAGGTATCCCACCCAAGtattgattatttgaaaggttCAAATAGACTAATGCCTTGAAGTTTCCAATTTCAGCGGGCAAAGAACCTGTTAAACAATTTCCTGACATGTCTAGCTCCAAAATATCTCTAAGGCTCCAAAAGCTTGTTGGTATCATAGAACTTAAATTGTTAGAATTGAGATCAACATATCTAAGTGTTGTAACGTTTCCTAAACAAGAAGGCACCATACCAGAGAGCATATTTTGTCCAAGTCTTAATTCTCCTAAGTTCAGCAAATTACAAAACTCACTTGGAATAGCACCTAACATTTGATTGTCGCTTAGATATATCCTCTGAAGCTTCAAGAACCATTTGATTGTAGTTGGAATTAACCCTGTCAAACTATTGGTTGCAAAGCTCAGCTCTATCAAGTTGCTCAAATTACCAATCGAACTTGGAATTTCACTTATGATTCCACAACCACTAGCAGAAATGGATTCGAATGAGCTAGAAAGATTTCCAATAGACTTTGGGAGGAAGCCATTCAGAGGATTCTCATCTATCCACAACCTTGTTAAATGTTTGCAGTTTGACAGGGATGTGATGAAGCTCAACTCTTTGGATAGCGAGTCCTCAGAAAAATCATTTCGTGATATACTTAACAGTTCCAATAATCTCAAGTTTCCAAGAGAATGAGGAATTGCACCCGTAAAATGGTTCATACCTAGATCTAGCCATCTGAGCCTAGAAGCATTTGAGATAGACGTTAGTATAGTTCCAGTGAATTCATTTCCCCCAAGGTTGAGTTCCTCAAGATTGGGTAAGAAAGCACCTATAGTTGATGGAAGCTCGCCTAATAAATCATTCTCCGTGAGACAAATAACTCGTGCAGTTGAACTATTGAAAAGTTTCAGCGGGATGGGACCTCTCAACCTGTTCGACATCAAGTTTAGTACTTCTAACTTGCTAAGATTGCCAACCTCTAGAGGTATTATACCTGACAAATCAATGCAGTGCGCTAGTATGACTGACCAATTGACGTATGAGAAAGAGCCatatttgatttgtttttcaaCTCGCTCGACTTCAAGCTCAAATTCAAGTTTGAGAAAAGTATTCTAATGATGGAATAATGAAATAGATCTCATGCCAAAATGTATCAAGATTTTTACCTGTCATATTAGCACGGTCCATGCCTAGTTTCTCCAAATTATAGAGATTGTCAATGACTTTTGGAATTTCACCTGCTCAAAAATCACGGCATGatgataaatataattaatGGCATGGCATAattatatgtatataatatatagatatatatatatatatatatatatatatgcatttcAGAATTCTAAGGATCTTCAGTTTAGTTTCAAACAATATCATGTAAATCCCTCATAAATATTGGCAAAATGATGATTACATACACTCCCAAAAATTGGAGGTCATTTTGGTGGCAATCTATATGCGTATGTCAATGGATTTTTAAATGTATGC from the Coffea arabica cultivar ET-39 chromosome 11e, Coffea Arabica ET-39 HiFi, whole genome shotgun sequence genome contains:
- the LOC113718529 gene encoding uncharacterized protein, which produces MQTTYFVFVAALLLLHFITTSSASASVANNQNNTIDLNALLAFKTAIFDPRRIIPTNWSVSTSVCNWIGITCNARHHRVAAIDLSYMGIAGTIPPQLGNLSFLVRLNVMNNSFHGHLPTELSRLRRLKYINLEGNAFEGELPSWFGGLTALRYLSFRDNGFSGSLSGRLSNFTKLETIRLDFNFFTGNLSEEFSALPKLTELDIQYNQLVGPLPWALFNLSSLQIIAFTNNSLSGYLPAHICDYLPQLKGLHLSWNHFEGEIPSGIGECSGLQVLSLSYNKFRGYIPKEIWNLTTLTGLYLGGNDLTGEIPKVIDNLYNLEKLGMDRANMTGIIPLEVGNLSKLEVLNLMSNRLRGPIPLKLFNSSTARVICLTENDLLGELPSTIGAFLPNLEELNLGGNEFTGTILTSISNASRLRWLDLGMNHFTGAIPHSLGNLRLLELLSISRNDFSEDSLSKELSFITSLSNCKHLTRLWIDENPLNGFLPKSIGNLSSSFESISASGCGIISEIPSSIGNLSNLIELSFATNSLTGLIPTTIKWFLKLQRIYLSDNQMLGAIPSEFCNLLNLGELRLGQNMLSGMVPSCLGNVTTLRYVDLNSNNLSSMIPTSFWSLRDILELDMSGNCLTGSLPAEIGNFKALVYLNLSNNQYLGGIPSTIGALQDLQGLSLEHNKLQGSIPDSMKNMLQLRHLDLSFNHLEGVIPNSLQVLLDLQYFNVSYNRLRGPIPHGGPFANFTNLSFLSNEALCGAPWLQPCASIFEHESRTKRIVMVVLLTSGSVILALVISIFLIRLKLRKKILAPTQNLLPMATFERVSFHELRQITNGFSESNLLGSGSFGSVYKGIRENGMVWAIKVFDLQPEGFGARIHAQWKP